Proteins from a single region of Sinorhizobium alkalisoli:
- the fliR gene encoding flagellar biosynthetic protein FliR — protein MITDPEGTVLALFAAFCRIGGCVMIMPGFSTARVPLQVRLFIAVALSMAILPIMWTDIYPQVAGKGHAYLYLVASETLVGAIIGLVARYYVLGLQFAGTALTMLIGFSPPPSNDVLEDTAENQLTSMISFAGLMLLFMLDFHHVLFEAIAQSYRAMPIGGGFDPQGMLITLANSLEQTFLIMLRLASPFVIYGLLFNVAIGMVNKLAPQIPIYFISQPYLIMGGLFLLYLGIAAMLHLFADGFSLVMQGG, from the coding sequence ATGATAACCGATCCCGAGGGCACGGTTCTGGCGCTGTTTGCCGCCTTTTGCCGCATCGGCGGCTGCGTCATGATCATGCCGGGTTTTTCCACCGCCCGCGTTCCCCTTCAGGTCCGGCTGTTCATCGCCGTCGCACTGTCAATGGCCATCCTGCCGATCATGTGGACGGATATCTATCCGCAGGTGGCGGGGAAGGGGCACGCCTATCTCTATCTCGTCGCAAGCGAGACCCTCGTCGGAGCAATCATCGGGCTCGTCGCACGCTATTACGTTCTCGGGCTGCAATTTGCGGGAACCGCGCTGACGATGCTGATCGGCTTCAGCCCGCCGCCGTCGAACGACGTTCTGGAGGATACGGCGGAGAATCAGCTGACCAGCATGATCAGCTTTGCCGGGCTCATGCTTCTCTTCATGCTGGATTTCCACCACGTGCTCTTCGAGGCGATCGCGCAGTCCTATCGGGCAATGCCGATCGGCGGGGGGTTCGATCCGCAGGGCATGCTGATCACGCTTGCGAATTCGCTGGAGCAGACCTTCCTCATCATGCTGCGCCTCGCAAGCCCGTTTGTGATCTATGGCCTGCTTTTCAACGTCGCCATCGGCATGGTGAACAAGCTGGCGCCGCAGATCCCGATTTATTTCATCTCGCAGCCCTATCTCATCATGGGTGGTCTGTTCCTGCTTTACCTCGGTATCGCTGCCATGCTGCACCTTTTCGCAGACGGATTCTCGCTGGTGATGCAGGGCGGCTGA